One genomic window of Tenacibaculum tangerinum includes the following:
- a CDS encoding lysoplasmalogenase, whose product MTQQTKITLASIVFLLVAITDVYAVITQNKTLEMVFKPLLMTTLAVVYLVSVKKPSFWLVSALFFSFWGDVFLLDKTNFFVFGLASFLVAHLLYIKITISFLYKDTAVKTVISAIPFVLLFVGLLGVIYSNLGDMLLPVLVYGVTISTFGTAALLNYCQQKSTANLWLLLGALLFIASDSLIALNNFHTPKPLYDIAIIVLYIVSQYLIVRAVIAKTDSTTAN is encoded by the coding sequence ATGACCCAACAAACTAAAATAACTCTGGCATCCATAGTATTTTTATTGGTAGCTATTACCGATGTATATGCTGTAATTACTCAAAATAAAACCCTAGAGATGGTTTTTAAACCGTTGCTAATGACAACATTGGCAGTAGTGTATTTGGTATCGGTAAAAAAGCCTAGTTTTTGGTTGGTATCAGCGTTGTTTTTTTCGTTTTGGGGAGATGTTTTCCTCTTAGATAAAACAAATTTTTTTGTGTTCGGCTTGGCTTCATTTTTAGTGGCACACCTATTATATATTAAAATCACTATCAGTTTTTTGTATAAAGATACTGCTGTAAAAACAGTAATATCAGCCATTCCTTTTGTGTTGCTATTTGTAGGGCTTTTAGGTGTAATCTATTCTAATTTAGGAGATATGCTGCTGCCTGTACTTGTATACGGAGTTACGATTTCAACTTTTGGTACAGCAGCTTTACTAAATTATTGTCAGCAAAAAAGCACAGCAAATTTGTGGTTGTTGTTAGGAGCTCTTTTATTTATTGCTTCTGATAGCCTTATAGCACTAAATAATTTTCATACACCAAAACCCTTGTACGATATTGCTATCATAGTACTATACATTGTTTCACAATATCTGATTGTAAGAGCGGTCATTGCTAAAACGGATAGTACGACTGCCAATTGA
- a CDS encoding peptidoglycan-binding protein LysM: protein MSSFTKTTAKKEKKNITTPTPIHKVDKVNIPFLIKDFVGFKEALAFKESQGRYRVVNSLGYLGKYQFGKETLKRFRIYNTSYFLKNPELQERTFVAYCKLNKWILRKDIKRSVGKTINGIKITESGILAAAHLSGAGNVKKFLRSNGATRFNDAYGTSIQSYLKKFAGYDVSTIEATKKPTV from the coding sequence TTGTCAAGTTTTACAAAGACGACAGCTAAGAAAGAAAAGAAGAACATTACAACTCCTACACCTATTCACAAGGTAGACAAGGTGAACATTCCTTTTTTAATCAAAGATTTTGTAGGCTTTAAAGAAGCCTTGGCTTTTAAAGAATCTCAAGGTAGATATAGAGTAGTGAACTCCCTTGGGTACTTAGGAAAATACCAATTCGGAAAAGAAACTTTAAAAAGGTTTAGAATTTACAATACCTCTTACTTTCTTAAAAACCCTGAGTTACAAGAACGCACATTTGTTGCTTACTGTAAGTTGAACAAATGGATTTTAAGAAAAGATATTAAAAGAAGTGTGGGTAAGACCATTAATGGTATTAAAATAACTGAATCGGGTATTTTGGCAGCGGCTCACTTAAGTGGAGCTGGAAACGTGAAAAAGTTTTTACGTTCTAACGGAGCTACTCGTTTCAACGATGCCTATGGAACTTCAATACAATCGTACCTAAAAAAGTTTGCGGGCTATGATGTTTCTACTATTGAAGCAACTAAAAAACCAACAGTTTAA
- the mltG gene encoding endolytic transglycosylase MltG: protein MNKKVILGSIAVIFIIGGIIGFSYYQKIFGEAVVKSGAIYIPSNTSFTEVTKQLASFVNHPENFVWVAEKKKFTKPKGGKYVLKKGMSMNDVVNLLRSGKQTPVTLSFNNQNTLEKLAGRIAEQIEADSITLLKTMKDPTFLSENGFTEKSVLGMYIPNSYEFYWNTSAEKFRDKMLREYNRFWTSTRLEKAKKLNLTKEEVITLASIVQKETAKKVERPIVAGLYLNRLQDNWPLQADPTIIYAIKEVKGQDFVVKRVLNEDLKINSPYNTYKNIGLPPTLIAMPDISSIDAVLNYQKHNYYYMCASVDNIGFHEFANSLAQHNRNAAKYQQWIHQQGIKR, encoded by the coding sequence ATGAATAAAAAAGTTATTTTAGGAAGTATCGCTGTTATCTTTATTATAGGCGGAATTATTGGTTTTAGTTACTACCAAAAAATATTTGGCGAAGCCGTTGTGAAAAGTGGCGCTATCTATATACCTTCGAACACCTCCTTTACAGAAGTAACAAAACAGCTTGCTAGTTTTGTTAACCATCCTGAAAATTTTGTTTGGGTTGCTGAGAAGAAGAAATTCACCAAACCTAAAGGTGGAAAATACGTATTAAAAAAAGGAATGAGCATGAACGATGTTGTAAACCTTTTAAGAAGCGGAAAACAAACCCCAGTAACTTTATCTTTTAACAATCAAAATACACTAGAAAAATTAGCTGGCAGAATAGCAGAACAAATCGAAGCTGACTCTATTACACTTCTAAAAACCATGAAAGATCCTACTTTTTTATCTGAAAACGGTTTTACAGAAAAATCTGTATTAGGAATGTATATTCCTAACAGTTATGAGTTTTACTGGAATACTTCCGCAGAAAAATTTCGCGATAAAATGTTACGTGAATACAATCGTTTCTGGACTTCTACTAGATTGGAGAAAGCAAAAAAATTAAACCTTACGAAAGAAGAAGTCATCACCTTAGCTTCTATTGTTCAAAAAGAAACTGCTAAAAAAGTAGAACGCCCTATTGTTGCTGGGTTGTATTTAAATCGATTACAAGATAATTGGCCTTTGCAAGCAGATCCTACCATTATTTATGCTATTAAAGAAGTTAAAGGTCAAGACTTTGTGGTAAAGAGAGTGCTAAATGAAGATTTGAAAATTAACTCTCCTTACAATACCTATAAAAATATCGGCTTACCTCCTACATTAATAGCTATGCCAGACATTTCTTCTATCGATGCTGTTTTAAATTACCAAAAACACAACTATTACTATATGTGTGCTAGTGTAGACAATATTGGTTTTCATGAATTTGCAAATTCGTTAGCACAACACAATCGAAATGCAGCTAAATACCAACAATGGATACATCAACAAGGAATCAAAAGATGA
- the ligA gene encoding NAD-dependent DNA ligase LigA: MTVQEKIQQLREELRIHNHNYYVLDSPTISDYEFDIQLKELQRLEDENPAYFDPNSPTQRVGGEVTKNFETVTHKHRMYSLDNSYSKEDLLDWEKRIQKILGTDQIAYTCELKYDGASINLTYENGQFTQAVTRGDGFQGDNVTTNIRTIKSIPLVLNGDFVADFEMRGEIILPLEGFNKMNEERVANGEEPYRNPRNTASGSLKLQDSSEVAKRPLDCLLYQVVTNERKYASHFESLEAARKVGFKIPDTIVLATSIDEVLNFVNEWDVKRHTLPYETDGVVVKVNSYQQQDELGYTSKAPRWAIAYKFKAEQVSTILHEITYQVGRTGAITPVANLEPVQLAGTIVKRASLHNADQIEKLDVRVGDTVFVEKGGEIIPKIIGVDLTKRPADSVPTQYATHCPECHTELVRTEGDAKHYCPNEFGCAPQITGRIKHFISRKAMDIDGLGGETVDLLRKEGLIKNYADLYDLTVEQVIPLERMAEKSAQNMIDGIEKSKEIPFEKVLFALGIRFVGETVAKKLAKHFKSIDNLLSADFETLIAVDEIGDRIAQSIIDFSNDAGNIELVNRLKSYGVQLEVSAESLEGQTDKLAGNVFVVSGVFHQMSRNELKKAIEDNGGKVSSSISKKTTYIVAGDNMGPSKLTKAENLGIPIISEQDFLEMIG, from the coding sequence ATGACAGTTCAAGAGAAAATTCAACAGTTAAGAGAAGAGTTACGAATACACAATCATAATTATTACGTGTTAGATAGCCCAACAATATCAGATTATGAGTTTGATATTCAATTAAAAGAGCTTCAACGATTAGAAGACGAAAATCCTGCATATTTTGACCCAAATTCGCCAACACAGCGAGTAGGAGGAGAAGTAACTAAAAATTTTGAAACTGTTACGCATAAGCACAGAATGTATTCATTAGATAATTCGTATTCAAAAGAAGATTTGTTGGATTGGGAAAAACGAATCCAGAAAATTCTAGGTACCGATCAAATAGCATATACCTGTGAGTTGAAATACGACGGAGCTTCTATTAACCTTACCTATGAAAATGGACAGTTTACACAAGCAGTAACTCGTGGAGATGGTTTTCAAGGAGATAACGTAACGACCAATATTCGCACCATAAAATCGATTCCATTAGTGCTTAATGGCGATTTTGTTGCCGACTTTGAAATGCGTGGAGAGATTATCTTGCCGTTAGAAGGCTTCAATAAAATGAATGAAGAACGCGTAGCAAATGGAGAAGAACCCTACAGAAATCCGCGTAATACCGCTAGTGGAAGTTTAAAATTACAAGACAGTTCCGAAGTAGCGAAACGTCCGCTAGATTGTTTACTATATCAAGTGGTAACCAACGAGCGCAAATACGCCTCACATTTTGAAAGCTTAGAAGCGGCTAGAAAAGTAGGATTCAAAATTCCAGATACCATTGTTTTGGCAACGTCAATTGATGAGGTGTTGAATTTTGTAAACGAGTGGGATGTAAAACGCCACACACTACCCTATGAAACCGATGGGGTTGTGGTAAAAGTAAATTCATACCAACAACAAGACGAGTTAGGCTATACCTCAAAGGCACCTCGTTGGGCAATCGCCTATAAATTTAAAGCAGAACAGGTGTCAACCATATTGCATGAAATTACCTACCAAGTAGGACGCACAGGCGCAATTACACCCGTAGCAAATTTAGAACCTGTACAACTTGCAGGAACCATTGTAAAAAGAGCTTCTTTACACAATGCAGATCAAATAGAAAAATTAGATGTGCGAGTAGGAGACACTGTTTTTGTGGAGAAAGGAGGAGAAATTATTCCGAAAATCATAGGAGTTGATTTAACGAAAAGACCAGCAGACTCTGTGCCCACGCAATATGCAACTCACTGCCCTGAATGTCATACAGAACTCGTAAGAACCGAAGGAGATGCCAAGCATTACTGTCCGAACGAATTTGGATGCGCCCCGCAAATTACAGGAAGAATAAAACATTTTATCAGCCGAAAAGCCATGGATATTGATGGTTTAGGGGGCGAAACGGTGGATTTATTACGTAAAGAAGGACTGATAAAAAATTATGCAGATTTATATGATTTAACGGTAGAACAAGTCATTCCCTTAGAGCGTATGGCTGAAAAATCTGCGCAAAATATGATTGACGGAATTGAAAAATCAAAAGAAATTCCGTTTGAAAAAGTGTTGTTTGCCTTAGGAATTCGATTTGTAGGAGAAACCGTAGCCAAAAAGTTAGCCAAACACTTTAAGTCCATAGATAATTTGTTAAGTGCTGATTTTGAAACGCTCATTGCGGTAGATGAAATTGGCGATAGAATTGCACAAAGCATCATTGATTTTTCGAACGATGCAGGGAATATTGAATTGGTAAACCGATTAAAATCATACGGAGTACAGTTAGAAGTATCGGCAGAGAGTTTAGAAGGTCAAACCGATAAGCTAGCAGGAAACGTGTTTGTAGTTTCAGGAGTTTTTCATCAAATGAGTCGAAATGAACTGAAAAAAGCCATCGAAGATAATGGAGGCAAAGTATCGAGTTCCATTTCTAAAAAAACTACCTATATTGTTGCTGGAGACAATATGGGACCCAGTAAACTTACCAAAGCTGAAAATTTAGGGATTCCAATTATTTCTGAACAAGATTTTTTGGAGATGATTGGTTGA
- a CDS encoding M48 family metallopeptidase translates to MVRKEVKLSDDFKSQTTKAVSSILVFLSVYFLLVLFAIGLTILCIYAAILLASAKANIITIGLGIGLVSFGILIVIFLIKFIFKSKKVDYSHLTRIKRTDHPKLFELLDELVNEIGTSFPQKVYLSFDVNASVFYNSSFWSMFFPTRKNLQIGLGLVNSTTESELKAILAHEFGHFSQKSMKVGSYVYNLNHIIFDMLYDNDAYDKAVREWGDLSGYFAFFVLIALEIVKSIQWVLQNLYTFVNKNYLGLSREMEFHADEIAAHITGYEPLKTSLLRMDLCETAFNTVLSFYENKINENLKSRNIYDEHSYVMKFLATKNETSIINKLPNVTLEDLTKYNKSKLNIEDQWASHPSVEQRIDRLEKTNLVSTQSNNSLSWSLFENKIELQEQLTSKIFSEIVYEKTPEFNSIEKFSEEIKKEFINNTFPEIFNGFYDVKNPVPFDLEKEFDYENLVSFKELFSSKNVNKTYELSYLRDDINTITHIISGVIKIKTFDYDGKKYTAKNASSLLKELKIELARLEELEKNNDFIIYQFFLKEAKKQDKELELIDLYKKFFAYEDSYDRRMKIYTELLENLYFINEVTPFDKIKSNFLSIEPIENSFKKEIRRILEAPMYSEILTKEIKDNLELYISRKWEYFGKENYSEENLKLLFTSLDQYEYLVSKGYFLSKKMVLEFKASLIVESNVIVK, encoded by the coding sequence TTGGTAAGAAAAGAAGTCAAACTGTCTGATGATTTTAAATCTCAAACTACAAAGGCAGTATCATCCATTTTAGTATTCCTTAGCGTTTATTTTTTATTAGTACTATTCGCTATTGGTTTAACTATTTTATGTATTTATGCAGCGATATTACTTGCATCAGCTAAAGCGAATATAATTACTATAGGATTAGGAATTGGGCTTGTAAGTTTTGGTATTTTAATCGTAATATTTCTCATAAAATTTATTTTTAAATCTAAAAAAGTAGATTATTCACACCTTACAAGGATTAAAAGAACAGACCATCCTAAATTATTTGAACTACTAGATGAATTGGTTAACGAAATAGGAACATCTTTTCCCCAAAAAGTGTATCTATCATTCGATGTTAATGCCTCCGTTTTTTATAACTCTAGTTTTTGGAGTATGTTTTTTCCTACTAGAAAAAACCTTCAAATAGGGCTGGGTTTAGTTAATAGTACTACAGAAAGTGAACTAAAGGCCATTTTAGCTCATGAATTTGGACATTTTAGTCAAAAGAGTATGAAAGTAGGAAGTTATGTGTACAACTTAAATCATATTATTTTTGATATGCTTTACGATAATGACGCTTATGATAAAGCTGTTCGAGAATGGGGAGACCTTAGTGGTTACTTTGCTTTTTTTGTTTTAATAGCTCTTGAAATAGTAAAAAGTATTCAATGGGTACTACAAAACCTTTATACTTTTGTGAATAAAAATTATCTTGGTTTATCTAGGGAAATGGAGTTTCATGCTGATGAAATCGCAGCTCATATCACAGGTTATGAGCCATTAAAGACATCATTACTTAGAATGGATTTGTGTGAAACGGCTTTTAACACCGTTCTATCTTTCTATGAAAATAAAATAAATGAAAATCTAAAAAGCAGAAACATTTATGACGAACATTCTTATGTAATGAAGTTTTTAGCAACAAAGAATGAAACATCCATAATTAACAAATTACCAAATGTTACACTTGAAGATTTAACAAAATATAATAAATCGAAACTAAATATTGAAGATCAGTGGGCATCACATCCGAGTGTAGAGCAAAGAATAGACAGGTTAGAGAAAACTAACTTAGTTTCTACACAAAGTAATAATAGCCTTTCTTGGAGCTTATTTGAAAATAAGATTGAATTACAAGAACAATTAACAAGTAAAATATTTTCAGAAATAGTATACGAGAAAACCCCTGAATTTAACTCCATTGAAAAATTCTCTGAAGAAATTAAAAAAGAGTTTATTAACAATACATTTCCTGAAATATTTAATGGATTTTATGATGTAAAAAATCCAGTTCCTTTCGATTTGGAAAAGGAGTTTGATTATGAGAATTTGGTTTCTTTTAAAGAGCTGTTTTCTTCAAAAAACGTGAATAAAACATACGAATTGTCGTATCTAAGAGATGATATAAATACCATAACACATATCATTTCAGGAGTAATCAAAATAAAAACATTTGATTATGACGGGAAAAAATATACCGCAAAGAATGCATCTAGTTTATTAAAAGAATTGAAAATAGAGTTAGCTAGATTAGAAGAACTAGAGAAAAACAATGACTTCATCATCTATCAGTTTTTCCTGAAAGAAGCGAAAAAACAAGATAAAGAGTTAGAATTAATTGATTTATACAAAAAGTTTTTTGCTTATGAAGATAGTTATGACAGAAGGATGAAAATTTATACCGAGCTATTAGAAAACCTTTATTTTATAAACGAGGTAACTCCTTTTGATAAAATTAAATCTAATTTTTTAAGTATTGAACCAATAGAGAATTCTTTTAAAAAAGAAATTAGAAGAATTTTAGAAGCGCCTATGTATTCAGAAATTCTTACAAAAGAAATAAAAGATAATTTAGAACTCTATATATCAAGAAAATGGGAATATTTTGGGAAAGAAAATTATTCTGAAGAGAATTTAAAACTGCTTTTTACTTCATTGGATCAATATGAATATTTAGTATCTAAAGGTTATTTCTTATCAAAAAAAATGGTGTTAGAGTTTAAAGCGTCCTTAATTGTAGAATCAAATGTAATAGTTAAATGA
- a CDS encoding GNAT family N-acetyltransferase, whose translation MRTLTGTYIKLRALEPEDLEFLFQIENNESFWEVSHTQTPFSKFLLKQYLESAHLDIYEAKQLRLAIQKKDTDETIGMIDVFDFNPQHKRAGIGILIHPTFQKKGFASEALQLLITYCFTHLQLHQLYANITEDNTKSLQLFQKQNFKQIGIKKDWIFHNGVYKNELLFQLINE comes from the coding sequence GTGCGTACATTAACAGGAACATATATTAAGTTAAGAGCTTTAGAGCCTGAAGATTTAGAGTTTTTGTTTCAAATCGAAAACAATGAATCTTTTTGGGAGGTAAGCCATACACAAACGCCATTTTCTAAATTTTTACTAAAACAATATTTAGAAAGTGCGCATTTAGATATTTATGAAGCAAAACAGTTGCGGCTAGCTATTCAAAAAAAAGACACTGATGAAACCATCGGAATGATTGATGTGTTTGATTTCAATCCGCAACATAAAAGAGCGGGTATTGGTATTCTAATTCATCCTACGTTTCAGAAAAAAGGATTTGCCTCTGAGGCCCTACAATTATTAATAACGTATTGTTTTACGCATTTGCAATTACACCAATTGTATGCAAATATTACCGAAGACAATACCAAAAGCCTACAACTGTTTCAAAAACAAAATTTTAAACAAATAGGTATCAAAAAAGACTGGATTTTTCATAACGGAGTTTATAAAAACGAATTATTATTTCAATTAATCAATGAATAA
- a CDS encoding glyceraldehyde-3-phosphate dehydrogenase translates to MSTITNYEKEVAIQAQVRRATVEFINIVNDLWYDKSIELVLFRNPLVDKRASEVLNLINYAKEFVAKPITIEDALEIAKAIQSIDLPPSKLDIGKLAYEFHLQDDASADKITFVKEQLKDAKEAENIQPKDVVLYGFGRIGRLLARELSSKMGRGSQLRLRAVVTRGKIDQTVLEKRASLLSIDSVHGDFLGTVQVDADNNALIINGTTVYMISAAQPEDIDYTQYGINKALIIDNTGAFRDEAALSRHLKAKGASKVLLTAPGAGVPNIVHGVNHENHNPDKVDVFSAASCTTNAITPVLKVLQDNFGIKKGHLETIHAYTNDQNLVDNMHSKYRRGRAAALNMVITETGAGKAVAKALPALAGKLTSSAIRVPVPNGSLAILNLQLNSSATVESVNAIMKQYALEGSLVEQIQYSLSNELVSSDIVGTTAPSIFDSKATIADGDTIVIYIWYDNEYGYSHQVMRLAKHIAKVRRYSYY, encoded by the coding sequence ATGTCAACAATAACAAATTACGAAAAAGAAGTAGCAATTCAAGCACAAGTTCGAAGAGCTACGGTTGAGTTTATTAATATCGTTAACGATTTATGGTATGATAAGTCAATTGAGTTAGTATTATTTAGAAACCCACTGGTAGATAAAAGAGCGAGTGAAGTTTTAAATTTAATTAATTACGCAAAAGAATTTGTAGCAAAACCCATAACGATTGAAGATGCTTTAGAAATAGCAAAAGCAATTCAATCAATTGATTTACCACCATCGAAATTAGATATTGGTAAATTAGCGTATGAGTTTCACTTGCAAGACGATGCTTCGGCAGATAAAATAACCTTTGTAAAAGAGCAATTAAAAGATGCAAAAGAAGCTGAAAATATTCAACCAAAAGACGTCGTATTATACGGTTTCGGACGTATTGGTCGTTTGTTGGCACGTGAGCTGAGTAGTAAAATGGGAAGAGGATCTCAGCTACGATTAAGAGCTGTAGTTACTCGTGGTAAGATAGATCAAACAGTACTAGAAAAAAGAGCGTCTTTATTAAGTATTGATTCTGTTCACGGTGATTTCTTAGGAACCGTTCAAGTAGATGCCGATAACAATGCATTAATTATCAACGGTACAACCGTGTACATGATTTCTGCTGCCCAACCAGAAGATATTGATTATACACAATACGGAATTAACAAGGCTTTGATTATTGATAATACTGGAGCATTTAGAGATGAAGCGGCATTAAGTCGTCATTTAAAAGCAAAAGGAGCAAGTAAGGTGTTGTTAACAGCACCAGGAGCGGGTGTTCCTAATATTGTTCATGGTGTAAATCATGAAAACCACAACCCTGATAAGGTAGATGTTTTTTCAGCAGCTTCATGTACCACCAACGCCATTACGCCAGTATTAAAAGTATTACAAGATAACTTCGGAATAAAAAAGGGGCACTTAGAAACCATTCATGCCTATACCAACGACCAAAACTTGGTTGATAACATGCATAGTAAATACCGTAGAGGTAGAGCAGCAGCATTAAATATGGTAATTACCGAGACTGGAGCAGGTAAAGCAGTAGCAAAAGCATTACCAGCATTAGCAGGAAAATTAACCTCAAGTGCTATACGTGTACCTGTACCAAACGGCTCGTTAGCTATTTTAAACTTACAATTAAACTCTTCTGCAACGGTTGAATCTGTAAATGCGATTATGAAACAATATGCATTGGAAGGAAGTTTAGTAGAACAAATTCAATATTCATTAAGTAACGAGCTAGTATCTTCTGACATTGTAGGAACAACGGCACCGTCAATTTTTGATAGTAAAGCTACTATTGCAGATGGAGATACGATTGTTATTTATATATGGTATGATAATGAGTATGGGTATTCACATCAAGTAATGCGTTTGGCAAAACATATTGCTAAAGTACGACGCTATAGCTATTACTAA
- a CDS encoding trypsin-like peptidase domain-containing protein: protein MKKIIGTLGIAFLGGIIALLGYKTLVEEPQVIVEKQTEPTIETVKANYTPTVVNATSTPTDFTEAADKTVHAVVHVKNTSIRTQQNPWAELFYGSGSGTRKYEQVGTGSGVIISPDGYIVTNNHVIEGANDIEITLNNQKKLKATLIGADENNDIALLKVEADFELPNLPFGNSDYVNVGEWVLAVGNPYNLTSTVTAGIVSAKGRDLTGNKNIDAFIQTDAAVNPGNSGGALVNTRGELIGINTAISSRTGSFIGYSFAVPSNIAKKVVDDLLEFGSVQEAILGINIDVEATDIAGVKIKAVSDESGAKKAGLKEGDIITKINNVKITKFSDLKGQLTAKRPGEFVNVTVDRDGEELVKAVRLTKLVELPISKVLQTEFEDITKEDKRKFKINAGAKIKRTQNLAFKQFEVGEGYILTEVNGKKITSAKEAVNILDKTYGSGKTLYLVMISPSGQLERFRY from the coding sequence ATGAAAAAAATAATTGGAACTTTAGGAATTGCGTTTTTAGGGGGTATCATAGCACTTTTAGGGTATAAAACACTAGTAGAAGAACCCCAAGTAATTGTAGAAAAACAAACAGAACCCACTATAGAAACAGTAAAAGCAAATTATACGCCAACGGTTGTAAATGCGACATCAACACCCACAGATTTTACAGAAGCTGCCGATAAAACGGTGCATGCTGTAGTGCATGTTAAAAATACATCGATAAGAACCCAGCAAAACCCTTGGGCAGAGTTGTTTTACGGAAGTGGAAGTGGTACAAGAAAATACGAACAAGTAGGAACAGGAAGTGGTGTTATCATTTCTCCAGACGGGTATATTGTAACCAACAATCATGTAATTGAAGGAGCGAACGATATTGAGATAACCTTAAATAACCAAAAGAAGCTAAAAGCGACCTTGATTGGAGCCGACGAAAACAATGATATTGCTTTGTTAAAAGTAGAAGCTGATTTTGAATTACCCAACTTACCTTTTGGAAATTCAGATTATGTAAATGTAGGTGAATGGGTGTTAGCGGTAGGAAACCCATACAACTTAACATCAACCGTTACTGCGGGTATTGTAAGTGCCAAAGGAAGGGATTTAACAGGAAATAAAAACATTGACGCTTTTATTCAAACAGATGCCGCCGTAAATCCAGGGAACAGTGGGGGTGCTTTGGTAAATACACGAGGAGAGTTGATAGGAATTAATACAGCAATATCTTCAAGAACAGGGTCGTTTATCGGCTATTCATTTGCAGTGCCGTCTAACATCGCTAAAAAAGTAGTAGATGATTTGTTAGAATTTGGCAGCGTACAAGAAGCCATATTAGGTATAAATATTGACGTAGAAGCTACGGATATAGCAGGGGTTAAAATTAAAGCTGTTTCAGATGAAAGTGGGGCGAAAAAAGCAGGCTTGAAAGAGGGAGACATCATTACAAAAATCAACAACGTAAAAATTACTAAGTTTTCTGATTTGAAGGGACAGTTAACAGCTAAAAGACCAGGAGAGTTTGTGAACGTAACGGTTGACAGAGATGGAGAAGAACTCGTAAAAGCCGTTCGGTTAACCAAATTAGTTGAATTACCTATAAGTAAAGTGCTGCAAACAGAGTTTGAAGACATCACCAAAGAAGACAAAAGAAAGTTTAAGATAAATGCCGGAGCTAAGATAAAACGAACGCAAAATTTAGCATTCAAACAATTTGAAGTGGGAGAAGGATATATCTTAACAGAGGTTAACGGAAAGAAAATTACTTCAGCTAAAGAAGCTGTAAATATATTAGATAAGACCTACGGAAGTGGTAAAACGCTTTATTTGGTAATGATTAGTCCATCAGGTCAACTGGAAAGATTTAGATATTAA
- the dapF gene encoding diaminopimelate epimerase, with amino-acid sequence MDLVFYKYQGTGNDFVMVDNRSKTFPKNKTDIIARICDRHFGVGADGLILLENDTLTDFKMIYYNADGNESTMCGNGGRCIVAFAHTLGLFNTETTFSAIDGLHHATISNDIVALQMIDVHDVKISENHVFANTGSPHHVQLVDNLSDYPVFSEGKRIRNELYGSEGSNVNFVEQIANDVFKVRTYERGVENETLACGTGVTAVAIAMHAMQRTNSSTISLPVEGGELEVSFEEQNGNYTHIFLKGPATFVFEGKIII; translated from the coding sequence ATGGATTTAGTTTTTTATAAATATCAAGGAACTGGTAACGATTTTGTTATGGTTGACAACCGTTCAAAAACCTTTCCAAAAAATAAAACTGACATAATTGCAAGAATTTGTGACAGGCATTTTGGTGTAGGTGCTGACGGACTCATTTTACTTGAAAACGATACCCTTACCGATTTTAAAATGATATATTATAATGCTGATGGAAATGAAAGCACCATGTGTGGTAATGGTGGTCGCTGTATTGTTGCTTTTGCGCATACACTAGGGCTTTTTAATACCGAAACTACATTTTCTGCTATTGATGGTTTACACCATGCAACCATTTCTAATGATATTGTTGCTTTGCAAATGATTGACGTACATGATGTCAAAATTTCAGAAAACCATGTGTTTGCCAACACAGGATCACCTCATCATGTGCAACTAGTCGACAACCTATCTGATTATCCTGTATTTTCCGAGGGAAAAAGAATCAGAAATGAGCTTTATGGTAGCGAGGGAAGTAATGTGAATTTTGTAGAACAAATTGCTAACGATGTTTTTAAAGTGCGCACTTACGAGCGCGGTGTAGAAAATGAGACACTTGCTTGTGGCACAGGAGTTACTGCGGTTGCCATCGCTATGCACGCTATGCAAAGAACAAATAGTTCTACCATCTCTTTACCTGTTGAAGGTGGAGAATTGGAAGTTTCTTTTGAGGAACAAAATGGTAATTATACCCATATATTTTTAAAAGGACCTGCTACCTTTGTATTCGAGGGTAAAATAATTATTTAG